The Alteriqipengyuania halimionae genome contains a region encoding:
- a CDS encoding GGDEF domain-containing protein, translating into MTEKILALANPMLCTVFALAFFILWWRERSVKWIAIIAATYFTRAIGFFVFHFTGDPNGVGSIVMMHLFYSASAITVVWGVCERNGQKADLGIYTLIAAGGMAMMIAASYGVEYNARLYAANASYGLILALGTQTAARKVEKDFLDKTILFLLGMGAFQFFFRPLMAIMVEGAMTAEQYRETPFYAVMVVWLALASLLMAMAFLIAALTDQMKTVRENSERDALTGLKMRGPFEQAAVAMLYKAKEEGVPVSVIVADIDHFKQVNDIWGHQVGDNAIASFGKLLQGAIRPTDIVGRIGGEEFCLLVWNCPIDPTKSLAERIRARFADLRITGISDDVRISASFGVAGWDRKEGYGKLFARADAALYAAKKSGRNRVVSEGWDADEDTEVALGEQERKIASFRQLESGPESEPQGPRAASA; encoded by the coding sequence ATGACCGAGAAGATTCTCGCACTGGCGAATCCGATGCTTTGCACGGTATTCGCCCTTGCGTTCTTCATTCTTTGGTGGCGCGAGCGCAGCGTAAAGTGGATCGCCATCATTGCAGCGACGTACTTTACGCGTGCCATCGGGTTCTTCGTTTTTCACTTCACCGGCGACCCCAATGGTGTCGGTTCGATCGTGATGATGCACCTGTTCTACTCGGCCAGCGCTATCACTGTCGTCTGGGGCGTTTGCGAACGCAACGGACAGAAAGCCGATCTCGGCATCTACACGCTGATCGCTGCGGGCGGTATGGCGATGATGATCGCAGCGAGCTATGGCGTGGAATACAACGCCCGACTGTACGCCGCCAACGCCAGCTACGGCCTGATCCTTGCGCTCGGCACGCAAACGGCTGCGCGCAAGGTCGAAAAAGACTTCCTCGACAAGACGATCCTGTTCCTGCTCGGCATGGGGGCTTTCCAGTTCTTCTTCCGCCCGCTGATGGCGATCATGGTCGAAGGCGCGATGACGGCCGAGCAATATCGCGAGACACCGTTCTATGCGGTGATGGTCGTATGGCTGGCGCTGGCCTCGTTGCTGATGGCGATGGCTTTTCTGATTGCAGCCCTGACCGACCAGATGAAGACCGTGCGCGAAAATTCCGAACGCGACGCGCTGACCGGGCTGAAAATGCGCGGCCCGTTCGAACAGGCGGCGGTGGCGATGCTCTACAAGGCCAAGGAAGAAGGCGTGCCGGTGAGCGTGATTGTCGCCGATATCGACCACTTCAAGCAGGTCAACGACATATGGGGGCACCAGGTCGGTGACAATGCGATCGCAAGTTTCGGTAAGCTGCTGCAAGGTGCGATCCGGCCGACCGACATCGTCGGGCGTATCGGCGGCGAGGAATTCTGCCTGCTGGTGTGGAACTGCCCGATCGATCCGACAAAGAGCCTGGCCGAGCGCATCCGTGCCCGTTTCGCCGATCTCAGGATTACCGGCATTTCCGACGATGTTCGCATCAGCGCGAGCTTCGGCGTCGCTGGCTGGGATCGCAAGGAAGGTTACGGCAAGCTCTTCGCCCGGGCCGACGCGGCGCTTTACGCGGCCAAGAAAAGCGGACGGAACCGGGTGGTCAGCGAGGGCTGGGACGCGGACGAGGACACCGAGGTAGCTCTCGGCGAACAGGAGCGAAAGATTGCCTCCTTCCGCCAGCTCGAATCCGGGCCCGAAAGCGAGCCGCAGGGGCCGCGCGCGGCAAGCGCCTGA
- a CDS encoding M20/M25/M40 family metallo-hydrolase, with translation MNKTLLALAALSLSVSTTALAQGAGDALADRADHALENDGIAWDFVEGITTEVGPRQAGTEAEQRGRDWAVAWLNARGFENVADEPYQMETWIPGDTRSAEIVSPFAQPLTVDPLGTSASTGPDGITAEVVYFPTVADLMAAPDGSLAGKIAFVSHSMTPTQDGSQYGFAGPARWVGAGIAASKGAVATVIKSVGTDNHRTPHTGGTSFPEGVAPTPAGALSVPDAENLERMFARTAEDGRPIMMKLTLTPEWLGTTTSGNVVGEIVGRDPSLAPVLVACHLDSWWSGTGAIDDGAGCGIVAAAALNVEAAGQPLRTIRVLFAGAEEVGLYGSEAYSEAHIDEPIAVGLESDFGADRIWQFQSNFRESNPELHGKIAAAVARFGVSTSTAVASGGADINIARDQGTAIIDLQQDGTRYFDLHHTPDDTLDKIDPAQLRQNVAVWTQVVGILANEPGPIKPRTGD, from the coding sequence ATGAACAAAACGCTCCTAGCGCTGGCCGCGCTCTCGCTTTCCGTTTCCACCACCGCACTGGCGCAGGGCGCCGGCGATGCGCTGGCCGATCGTGCCGATCACGCGCTGGAGAATGACGGGATCGCGTGGGATTTCGTCGAGGGGATCACCACCGAGGTCGGTCCGCGCCAGGCGGGCACCGAGGCCGAGCAGCGCGGGCGCGATTGGGCGGTGGCGTGGCTCAATGCGCGCGGCTTCGAGAATGTCGCCGACGAGCCGTACCAGATGGAAACCTGGATCCCCGGCGATACCCGCTCGGCAGAGATCGTTTCGCCGTTCGCGCAGCCGCTGACGGTCGATCCGCTGGGGACGTCCGCTTCGACCGGGCCCGACGGCATCACCGCCGAAGTCGTCTATTTCCCGACCGTGGCCGATCTGATGGCGGCACCCGACGGAAGCCTGGCGGGCAAGATCGCCTTCGTCTCGCACTCGATGACGCCGACGCAGGACGGCTCGCAATATGGCTTTGCCGGTCCGGCGCGCTGGGTCGGGGCTGGGATCGCCGCGAGCAAGGGCGCGGTGGCCACCGTGATCAAATCGGTCGGCACCGACAATCACCGCACCCCGCATACCGGCGGCACCAGCTTCCCCGAAGGCGTCGCGCCGACCCCGGCGGGTGCGCTGTCGGTGCCCGATGCCGAGAATCTTGAACGCATGTTCGCGCGCACAGCCGAAGACGGCCGCCCGATCATGATGAAGCTCACGCTCACGCCCGAATGGCTGGGCACGACCACCAGCGGCAATGTGGTGGGCGAGATCGTCGGACGCGATCCCTCGCTGGCGCCGGTGCTGGTCGCCTGCCACCTCGACAGCTGGTGGAGCGGGACGGGCGCAATCGACGATGGGGCAGGGTGCGGCATCGTCGCCGCAGCGGCGCTGAACGTCGAAGCTGCGGGCCAGCCGCTCCGCACGATCCGCGTCCTGTTCGCCGGCGCCGAGGAAGTCGGCCTCTATGGTTCGGAAGCCTATAGCGAAGCGCATATCGACGAGCCGATCGCGGTCGGTCTCGAAAGCGATTTCGGGGCGGACAGGATCTGGCAGTTCCAGAGCAACTTCCGCGAGAGCAACCCGGAATTGCACGGCAAGATCGCTGCCGCGGTGGCGCGATTCGGCGTCTCGACATCGACCGCGGTTGCCAGCGGCGGGGCAGATATCAACATCGCGCGAGACCAGGGCACCGCGATCATCGATCTGCAGCAGGACGGCACGCGTTATTTCGATTTGCACCACACGCCCGACGATACTCTCGATAAAATCGACCCGGCGCAATTGCGTCAGAACGTTGCCGTGTGGACGCAAGTGGTTGGAATTCTTGCCAATGAGCCGGGCCCGATAAAGCCGCGCACCGGCGACTGA
- the ettA gene encoding energy-dependent translational throttle protein EttA: MSAQYAFVMKDMTKTFPGANKPVLSNINLQFYQGAKIGIVGPNGAGKSTLIKIMAGIDKDFTGEAWPGENISVGYLEQEPELDESKTVLENVKDGARETADKVDRFNAISAEMAEPDADFDKLGEEMAELQAEIDAVDGWTLDNQLEIAMEALRCPPGDMGVESLSGGEKRRVALTRLLIQKPDILLLDEPTNHLDAESVDWLENHLKEYAGAVLMITHDRYFLDNVVGWILELDRGSYYPYEGNYSTYLEKKAKRLEQESREESGKQKALQRELEWIRQTPSARQTKSKARIRKFEELQNAQDKRQIGKAQIVIQVPERLGGKVIEVNNISKAYGDKLLFEDLSFMLPPGGIVGVIGPNGAGKSTLFKILTGKEEPDTGSVDIGSTVHLGYVDQSRGDLDPKNNVWEEISDGLDYMKVNGQDVSTRAYVGAFNFKGPDQQKNVGKLSGGERNRVHMAKMLKQGGNVLLLDEPTNDLDVETLGALEEAIENFAGCAVVISHDRFFLDRLATHILAFEGNSHVEWFEGNFEAYEEDKRRRLGDAADRPSRVSYKKLTR, translated from the coding sequence ATGTCCGCACAATACGCCTTCGTCATGAAAGACATGACCAAAACCTTCCCCGGCGCCAACAAGCCGGTGCTCAGCAACATCAACCTGCAATTCTACCAGGGCGCCAAGATCGGCATCGTCGGCCCCAACGGCGCGGGCAAATCGACCCTGATCAAGATCATGGCCGGGATCGACAAGGATTTCACCGGCGAAGCCTGGCCGGGCGAGAACATCTCGGTCGGCTATCTGGAGCAGGAGCCCGAGCTCGACGAGAGCAAGACCGTGCTCGAAAACGTCAAGGACGGCGCGCGCGAAACGGCCGACAAGGTCGATCGGTTCAATGCGATCTCCGCCGAGATGGCCGAGCCCGATGCCGATTTCGACAAGCTGGGCGAGGAAATGGCCGAGCTCCAGGCCGAGATCGACGCGGTCGATGGCTGGACGCTCGACAACCAGCTCGAAATCGCGATGGAAGCGCTGCGTTGCCCGCCGGGCGACATGGGCGTGGAAAGCCTCTCGGGCGGTGAAAAGCGCCGCGTCGCGCTCACCCGCCTGCTGATCCAGAAGCCCGACATCCTGCTGCTCGACGAGCCGACCAACCACCTCGATGCCGAAAGCGTCGACTGGCTCGAAAACCACCTCAAGGAATATGCCGGTGCGGTGCTGATGATCACCCATGACCGCTACTTCCTCGACAATGTCGTGGGCTGGATCCTCGAGCTCGATCGCGGCTCCTACTATCCGTACGAGGGCAATTACTCGACCTATCTCGAGAAGAAGGCCAAGCGCCTCGAGCAGGAAAGCCGCGAGGAATCGGGCAAGCAGAAAGCGCTGCAGCGCGAACTCGAATGGATCCGGCAGACGCCCAGCGCGCGCCAGACCAAGAGCAAGGCGCGTATCCGCAAGTTCGAGGAACTGCAGAACGCGCAGGACAAGCGCCAGATCGGCAAGGCCCAGATCGTGATCCAGGTGCCCGAACGGCTCGGCGGCAAGGTGATCGAGGTCAACAACATCTCGAAGGCCTATGGCGACAAGCTGTTGTTCGAAGACCTCTCCTTCATGCTGCCCCCGGGCGGCATCGTCGGCGTGATCGGCCCCAACGGCGCGGGCAAATCCACGCTGTTCAAGATCCTCACCGGCAAGGAAGAGCCCGATACCGGCAGCGTGGACATCGGCAGCACCGTCCACCTCGGCTATGTCGACCAGAGCCGCGGCGACCTCGACCCGAAAAACAACGTGTGGGAGGAAATCTCCGACGGGCTCGATTACATGAAGGTCAACGGCCAGGACGTGAGCACCCGCGCCTATGTCGGCGCGTTCAACTTCAAGGGCCCCGACCAGCAGAAGAATGTCGGCAAGCTTTCGGGCGGCGAACGCAACCGCGTGCACATGGCCAAGATGCTCAAGCAGGGCGGCAACGTCCTCCTGCTCGACGAACCGACCAACGATCTCGACGTCGAGACCCTCGGCGCGCTGGAAGAAGCGATCGAAAATTTCGCCGGCTGCGCCGTGGTTATCTCGCATGACCGTTTCTTCCTCGACCGCCTTGCGACGCATATCCTCGCGTTCGAGGGCAACAGCCACGTCGAGTGGTTCGAGGGCAACTTCGAGGCGTACGAGGAAGACAAGCGCCGCCGTCTTGGCGATGCTGCGGATCGGCCGTCGCGGGTGAGTTATAAAAAGCTGACTAGGTAG